A window of the Bacillus sp. A301a_S52 genome harbors these coding sequences:
- a CDS encoding U32 family peptidase produces MNQQTVEKEVIRKRVITKKPELLAPAGNLEKLKIAVHYGADAVFIGGRDFGLRSNADNFSSEEMAEGVRFANQYGAHIYVTTNIFAHNENMDGLEEYLQDLERVGIKGIIVADPLIIETCKQAAPKLEIHLSTQQSLSNWQAVQFWKEEGLERVVLAREVGLQEMLEMKKNVDIEIETFIHGAMCISYSGRCVLSNHMTARDSNRGGCCQSCRWDYFLYEEGENTTKNAGEKPLFEDEDAPFAMSPKDLNLIEAIPKLVDAGIDSLKVEGRMKSIHYVATVVSVYRKVIDAYCADPDNFTIDPRWLTELDKCANRPTAPAFFENTPGHEEQMFRTHSQKTTFDFAGVVLEYNEETQMVTLQQRNHFRPGDTIEFFGPDIEHFSQKVDVIWDEEGHEIDAARHPLQIVSFKVEKPVKPFNMMRKEQMS; encoded by the coding sequence GTGAATCAGCAAACGGTGGAAAAAGAAGTTATAAGAAAACGGGTCATTACAAAAAAACCTGAGCTTTTAGCGCCAGCAGGAAACTTAGAAAAATTAAAGATTGCCGTACATTATGGTGCGGATGCTGTTTTTATAGGTGGGAGAGATTTTGGTTTACGCTCGAATGCAGATAACTTTTCAAGTGAAGAAATGGCAGAAGGTGTCCGTTTCGCTAATCAATATGGTGCCCATATTTATGTGACTACAAATATTTTTGCTCATAATGAAAATATGGATGGCCTTGAAGAATATTTACAAGACCTAGAAAGGGTTGGGATAAAAGGAATTATCGTAGCTGACCCATTAATTATCGAAACGTGTAAACAAGCAGCTCCTAAATTGGAGATTCATTTGTCTACACAACAATCACTTTCAAACTGGCAAGCTGTTCAGTTCTGGAAGGAGGAAGGGCTCGAACGTGTCGTATTGGCTCGTGAAGTAGGATTACAAGAAATGCTAGAAATGAAAAAAAACGTGGATATAGAAATCGAGACATTTATTCATGGAGCAATGTGTATTTCATATTCTGGACGATGTGTACTAAGTAATCACATGACAGCGAGAGATTCTAACCGTGGTGGTTGCTGTCAATCGTGTCGTTGGGATTATTTTCTATATGAAGAGGGCGAGAATACTACAAAAAATGCGGGAGAGAAGCCGCTATTTGAAGACGAAGACGCTCCATTTGCCATGTCTCCAAAGGATTTGAATTTAATTGAAGCCATTCCCAAGCTCGTTGATGCAGGTATAGATAGCTTAAAAGTAGAAGGTAGAATGAAATCCATTCATTATGTAGCCACTGTTGTAAGTGTTTATCGAAAAGTTATTGACGCTTACTGCGCCGACCCTGATAACTTTACGATCGATCCCAGATGGTTAACAGAGCTTGATAAATGTGCGAATAGACCGACAGCACCTGCTTTTTTTGAAAATACGCCTGGTCATGAAGAACAAATGTTTCGAACACACAGTCAAAAAACGACCTTTGATTTTGCTGGAGTTGTATTAGAGTACAACGAGGAGACACAGATGGTGACACTTCAACAACGAAATCATTTTCGACCAGGAGATACGATAGAGTTTTTTGGACCGGACATCGAACATTTTTCTCAAAAAGTTGACGTCATTTGGGATGAAGAAGGTCATGAAATAGATGCAGCTCGCCACCCGCTGCAAATTGTGTCCTTTAAAGTTGAAAAGCCTGTAAAACCATTTAATATGATGCGAAAGGAACAAATGTCATGA
- a CDS encoding O-methyltransferase — protein MKKNEKMVNYHTSLIPKRSDDVMALERRAQKDNIPIMEIDGIEAMLQFLRVHQSSRILEIGTAIGYSGIRILQTLSEAELYTIERDESRVADAIENAHKCGVANRFHIISGDALNVRETVQSYAPFDVLFIDAAKGQYSSFFSLYEPMLKKNGLIFSDNVLFKGMVAGKVETTSRAVTSMVKKIRSFNKMLVEHPRFTSVLLPVGDGLMVTIKKEDKKREDCEQYEDT, from the coding sequence ATGAAAAAAAATGAAAAGATGGTCAACTATCATACCTCTCTCATTCCTAAACGATCAGATGACGTTATGGCGTTAGAGAGGAGAGCTCAAAAAGATAATATTCCAATAATGGAGATTGATGGAATTGAAGCGATGCTACAATTTCTAAGGGTCCATCAATCAAGTCGGATTCTAGAAATTGGCACGGCCATTGGCTATTCTGGAATTAGAATATTACAAACTCTTTCAGAAGCTGAACTTTATACAATTGAACGCGATGAAAGTAGGGTGGCGGATGCTATTGAAAATGCACATAAGTGTGGGGTGGCCAACCGTTTCCATATCATATCAGGGGATGCCCTTAATGTACGTGAAACCGTTCAATCTTATGCCCCATTTGATGTCTTATTTATAGATGCTGCTAAAGGACAATATTCCTCGTTTTTTTCACTTTATGAGCCAATGCTTAAAAAAAACGGGCTTATTTTTTCAGATAATGTTCTGTTTAAAGGAATGGTCGCAGGTAAGGTGGAGACAACAAGTAGAGCTGTCACATCAATGGTTAAGAAAATTCGTTCTTTTAACAAAATGTTAGTTGAGCATCCCAGATTTACATCTGTTCTATTACCTGTAGGAGACGGATTGATGGTGACTATTAAGAAAGAAGACAAGAAGAGAGAGGACTGTGAGCAGTATGAAGACACCTGA
- the ruvX gene encoding Holliday junction resolvase RuvX has translation MKILGLDVGTKTIGVAVSDELGWTAQGVETIKREENDLDGAFKRLEELIVDHQIAKIVVGLPKNMNGTIGPSGEACQEFAKELSQRTDLTVEMWDERLSTVAAERMLVSADVSRKKRKKVIDKMAAVMILQGYLDRQN, from the coding sequence ATGAAAATTTTAGGCCTAGACGTAGGTACAAAAACGATCGGGGTAGCAGTAAGTGATGAATTAGGATGGACTGCTCAAGGAGTCGAGACGATAAAGAGAGAAGAAAATGACCTTGATGGGGCATTTAAACGACTCGAGGAGCTTATTGTAGATCACCAGATTGCAAAAATTGTGGTAGGTCTCCCAAAAAATATGAACGGGACTATTGGGCCGAGCGGTGAAGCGTGTCAGGAGTTTGCTAAAGAGCTAAGTCAACGTACGGATTTAACGGTGGAGATGTGGGATGAACGCTTGTCTACAGTGGCTGCTGAACGTATGCTTGTTAGCGCAGATGTAAGCCGTAAAAAAAGAAAAAAAGTCATTGATAAGATGGCAGCAGTGATGATATTACAAGGCTATTTGGATAGACAAAATTAA
- the udk gene encoding uridine kinase, whose translation MSEKPVIIGVAGGSGSGKTTVANEIYCQFPEHSILMLEQDAYYKDQSHLPMEERLKTNYDHPLAFDNQLLLDHLQQLLQRQTVAKPVYDYANHTRSNDVVMVEPRDVIILEGILILEDEALRDMMDIKLFVDADSDLRIIRRLMRDIQERGRTIDSVIDQYTSVVRPMHLQFIEPTKRYADIIVPEGGHNRVAIDLMVTKIKTVLEEKTMI comes from the coding sequence ATGAGCGAAAAACCTGTCATCATTGGCGTAGCGGGCGGTTCAGGATCTGGAAAAACGACTGTTGCCAATGAAATTTACTGTCAATTTCCTGAGCATTCTATTTTAATGCTCGAGCAAGACGCTTATTATAAAGATCAAAGTCATCTCCCGATGGAAGAGAGGCTAAAAACAAATTACGATCACCCGCTTGCTTTTGATAATCAATTATTATTAGACCATTTACAACAATTATTGCAGCGGCAAACAGTAGCAAAACCCGTGTATGATTACGCAAATCATACTCGCTCTAATGATGTGGTCATGGTAGAGCCACGTGATGTCATTATTTTAGAAGGAATTTTAATTTTGGAAGATGAGGCCTTACGTGATATGATGGACATTAAGTTGTTCGTAGATGCTGATTCAGATCTTCGTATAATCCGCAGGCTCATGAGGGATATTCAAGAGCGAGGGAGAACAATTGATTCTGTTATTGATCAATATACCTCGGTGGTAAGGCCTATGCATCTCCAGTTTATAGAACCTACTAAGCGATACGCCGATATCATCGTCCCAGAAGGTGGACACAACCGTGTAGCTATCGACTTAATGGTGACTAAAATTAAAACAGTTCTTGAAGAGAAGACCATGATTTAA
- a CDS encoding DUF2536 family protein: MIFQPDSLKDKVEFFESGSLIELEKHITKKIEENQALMLEVHHVSHNVTFTPTGKKFYTAVIHFKQPSI, translated from the coding sequence ATGATTTTTCAACCCGATAGTCTAAAAGATAAAGTGGAATTTTTTGAATCTGGCTCGCTTATTGAGTTAGAAAAACATATTACTAAAAAAATTGAAGAGAATCAGGCTCTCATGCTTGAAGTACATCATGTTTCACACAACGTGACTTTTACACCTACAGGGAAAAAATTTTACACTGCTGTTATCCATTTTAAACAGCCTTCAATATAA
- the alaS gene encoding alanine--tRNA ligase → MRQLTSAEVRQMYLDFFKEKGHNVEPSASLVPHEDPSLLWINSGVATLKKYFDGRVIPDNPRIVNAQKSIRTNDIENVGKTARHHTFFEMLGNFSIGDYFKKEAIHWAWEFLTSEKWIGFDPEKLAVTIYPEDEEAYNIWHNEIGLPEARIIRLEENFWDIGEGPCGPNTEIFYDRGAEYGDDPNDPEMFPGGENERHLEVWNLVFSQFNHNPDGSYTPLPKKNIDTGMGLERMVSVIQDAKTNFDTDLFLPIIKLTEEISGQKYGKDAENDTAFKVIADHIRTVSFAVSDGALPSNEGRGYVLRRLLRRAVRYAKHLNIHEPFMYKLVPVVGSIMKDFYPEVVNKQEFIERVVRIEEERFHETLNEGLGMLNTLIDKAKAENTTIISGKDGFKLYDTYGFPVDLTEEYVADAGLSLNREEFDSEMEKQRERARAARQDSGSMQLQDDVLGRITEESEFIGYSQKESPANVKAIVKDKKMTDEATEGDDVHVILDRTPFYAESGGQVADTGTLSNNNVTLKVNDVQKAPNGQNLHLVHVTSGVLKVGEKLTASIDNQARTAIVKNHTATHLLHQALKDVLGDHVNQAGSLVQEDRLRFDFSHLGQLTENELEQIETIVNEKIWEGIAVETMEKTLPEAKEMGAMALFGEKYGETVRVVQVANYSLELCGGCHVNNTAEIGLFKIVSEAGIGAGVRRVEAVTGKKAYEYMTTQLEQLKTAANLLKTNVNDLPIRVEQLQKQLKEKEKENESLSSKLAQVQAGDLMENLQEISGVKLLVKQVSVSDMNSLRKMADSLKEKLESGILVLAAVNGEKVSIVANVSKDLIKDGHHAGSIVKEVASICGGGGGGRPDMAQAGAKDPSKLAEALDIVPELVKRNV, encoded by the coding sequence ATGAGACAGTTAACATCTGCTGAAGTAAGACAAATGTATCTCGATTTTTTTAAGGAGAAGGGACATAATGTTGAGCCCAGTGCTTCTTTAGTTCCGCATGAAGATCCATCATTATTATGGATCAACAGTGGCGTTGCCACGTTAAAAAAATATTTTGATGGAAGAGTGATTCCAGATAATCCACGGATCGTAAATGCACAAAAGTCTATACGGACAAATGATATAGAGAATGTCGGCAAGACAGCCCGTCATCACACCTTTTTCGAAATGTTAGGTAATTTTTCAATTGGAGATTACTTCAAAAAGGAAGCGATTCATTGGGCTTGGGAATTTCTTACAAGTGAAAAGTGGATAGGGTTTGATCCAGAAAAGTTAGCCGTTACGATCTACCCAGAAGACGAAGAGGCCTATAACATTTGGCACAATGAAATTGGGTTGCCTGAAGCCCGTATTATTCGATTAGAAGAAAATTTTTGGGATATTGGTGAAGGCCCATGTGGTCCGAATACAGAAATTTTTTATGATCGTGGTGCAGAATATGGAGATGACCCTAATGATCCAGAAATGTTTCCGGGGGGAGAAAATGAGCGCCACTTAGAAGTATGGAACCTTGTTTTTTCTCAATTTAACCACAACCCCGATGGAAGTTATACACCACTTCCTAAAAAAAATATTGATACGGGGATGGGTTTGGAAAGAATGGTTTCTGTGATTCAGGATGCGAAAACTAACTTTGATACCGATTTATTTCTGCCCATCATAAAATTAACTGAAGAAATTTCAGGACAAAAATATGGTAAGGATGCAGAAAATGACACAGCTTTTAAGGTAATCGCTGATCATATCCGTACAGTGTCATTTGCCGTTTCTGATGGTGCATTGCCTTCTAATGAAGGTCGTGGTTATGTATTGCGCCGATTATTGAGAAGAGCAGTACGTTACGCAAAGCATCTTAATATCCATGAACCGTTTATGTATAAACTTGTGCCTGTAGTGGGAAGTATTATGAAAGATTTTTATCCGGAAGTTGTTAATAAACAAGAGTTTATTGAACGGGTAGTCCGCATTGAGGAAGAGAGATTCCATGAGACGTTAAACGAAGGATTAGGGATGCTAAATACACTTATCGATAAAGCAAAAGCCGAAAACACAACGATTATTTCTGGTAAAGATGGATTTAAGTTATATGATACGTACGGTTTTCCAGTTGATTTAACGGAAGAGTATGTAGCAGATGCTGGTTTGTCGCTTAATCGTGAAGAGTTTGATAGCGAAATGGAGAAGCAACGGGAACGAGCGAGAGCTGCGAGACAAGATTCTGGTTCAATGCAATTACAGGATGATGTGTTAGGACGTATCACAGAAGAAAGTGAATTTATTGGATACTCTCAGAAAGAGAGTCCAGCTAACGTGAAAGCAATTGTTAAAGACAAAAAGATGACAGATGAAGCAACTGAAGGTGACGATGTTCATGTTATTTTGGACAGGACTCCCTTTTATGCAGAAAGTGGCGGGCAAGTGGCAGACACTGGAACTTTATCTAATAATAATGTGACTTTAAAGGTTAATGATGTTCAAAAAGCACCGAACGGACAAAATCTTCATCTTGTTCACGTTACATCAGGGGTATTAAAAGTGGGTGAGAAACTAACAGCATCAATTGATAACCAAGCTCGAACAGCTATTGTGAAAAACCATACAGCCACTCATTTACTTCACCAAGCATTAAAAGATGTTTTAGGGGATCATGTGAATCAAGCAGGCTCTCTTGTGCAAGAAGATCGTTTAAGGTTTGACTTCTCACATTTAGGACAATTAACGGAGAATGAATTAGAACAGATTGAGACGATTGTCAATGAAAAAATATGGGAAGGAATTGCTGTTGAGACAATGGAGAAAACATTGCCTGAAGCGAAGGAAATGGGGGCGATGGCTCTTTTTGGAGAAAAATATGGTGAAACAGTTAGAGTCGTCCAAGTAGCTAATTATAGTTTAGAGCTTTGTGGAGGCTGTCATGTAAATAATACTGCAGAAATTGGTTTATTTAAAATTGTTTCCGAAGCAGGTATTGGAGCAGGTGTTCGTCGTGTAGAAGCCGTTACTGGAAAAAAAGCATACGAATATATGACGACTCAATTAGAGCAATTAAAGACAGCGGCAAACTTATTAAAAACGAATGTTAACGATCTACCTATACGTGTTGAGCAACTTCAAAAACAACTAAAAGAAAAAGAAAAAGAAAATGAATCTTTATCGAGTAAATTAGCCCAAGTTCAAGCTGGGGACCTTATGGAAAATTTACAAGAAATCAGTGGGGTGAAGTTGCTTGTAAAACAAGTATCTGTTTCTGATATGAATTCATTGAGGAAGATGGCCGATTCTTTGAAGGAAAAGCTCGAATCAGGTATATTAGTACTTGCCGCAGTTAATGGAGAAAAAGTTAGTATTGTAGCAAACGTATCGAAGGATTTAATAAAAGACGGACACCACGCTGGATCAATTGTTAAAGAAGTAGCTTCGATTTGCGGAGGCGGCGGAGGTGGGCGTCCTGATATGGCACAAGCTGGTGCTAAGGATCCATCGAAGTTAGCAGAAGCCTTAGACATAGTTCCTGAATTAGTAAAAAGAAATGTCTAA
- a CDS encoding U32 family peptidase — MKTPELLVTPTSVKDIDSLIDAGATAIMIGEETFGLRLAGEFKRRDIEEAVIIARNRGVKVYVAMNALFHNETLPLLPDYIKFLNTIGVDAIVFGDPAVLMNVRKYAPSMKLHWNTETTATNWYTANYWGRKGASRAVLARELNMDAMVEIKEAAEVEIEVQVHGMTCMFQSKRMLVGNYMSFQGKDLKVEGRSKDRSLILHDPERDAKYPIWEDANGTHIMSPKDMCIIDELEDLLEANIDSLKIDGILKDTSYLCSVTALYRKAIDLYVSDPESYAKSKDSLLSDIKAVQPSNRELDTGFFFKETVY; from the coding sequence ATGAAGACACCTGAGCTATTAGTGACACCTACATCTGTTAAAGACATCGATTCTCTCATAGATGCTGGTGCCACAGCCATCATGATCGGAGAAGAAACATTTGGCTTGCGGTTAGCGGGTGAGTTTAAACGTCGAGACATAGAAGAAGCGGTAATAATTGCCCGCAATAGAGGGGTAAAAGTATATGTTGCGATGAATGCTTTGTTTCATAATGAAACATTGCCGTTACTACCTGACTATATTAAGTTTCTAAATACAATAGGAGTCGATGCCATCGTCTTCGGTGATCCAGCTGTCCTTATGAATGTGAGGAAATACGCACCTTCAATGAAGCTTCATTGGAATACAGAAACAACTGCTACAAATTGGTATACAGCTAACTACTGGGGAAGAAAAGGTGCTTCAAGAGCTGTCCTTGCTAGAGAATTAAACATGGATGCTATGGTGGAAATTAAAGAGGCGGCAGAAGTGGAAATTGAAGTGCAAGTTCACGGCATGACCTGTATGTTTCAATCAAAGCGTATGCTCGTAGGTAACTATATGTCCTTTCAAGGGAAAGATTTGAAGGTTGAAGGGCGCAGTAAAGATCGAAGTTTAATTTTGCATGATCCAGAAAGAGATGCCAAATACCCGATATGGGAAGATGCAAATGGCACACATATTATGAGCCCTAAGGATATGTGTATTATTGATGAACTGGAAGACTTGCTTGAGGCAAACATTGATTCACTTAAAATAGATGGAATTTTAAAAGACACTTCTTACTTATGTTCTGTGACAGCATTGTATCGAAAAGCAATTGACTTATATGTGAGTGATCCTGAGTCATATGCTAAATCAAAAGATAGTCTACTCAGTGACATAAAAGCCGTTCAGCCTTCTAATAGGGAACTCGACACAGGCTTTTTCTTTAAAGAAACAGTCTATTAA
- a CDS encoding IreB family regulatory phosphoprotein: MSSMDRTMKFNFNDDSMDEDVKDVLLTVYTSLEEKGYNPINQIVGYLLSGDPAYIPRHKDARTLIRKIERDELIEELVRSYLAQHQKEKS; the protein is encoded by the coding sequence ATGAGTTCAATGGACAGAACAATGAAATTCAATTTTAATGATGATTCAATGGATGAGGATGTAAAAGATGTCCTTCTAACAGTTTATACGTCGTTAGAAGAAAAAGGATATAATCCCATCAATCAAATTGTAGGTTATTTATTATCGGGAGATCCTGCCTATATTCCTCGTCATAAAGATGCTAGGACACTCATTCGTAAAATTGAACGAGATGAATTAATTGAAGAGCTCGTACGCTCCTATCTTGCACAACATCAAAAGGAGAAATCATGA
- the mltG gene encoding endolytic transglycosylase MltG, which yields MSDKKKLKEKHKLKMEEKKQEASLVRRIVLIFFISIIVIGLIAVFAGYRYIIGSIGPVDENDENVIEVTIPIGSNTSTIADVLEEAGVINSATMFTYYVRFQNESGFQAGEYHLTRSMSMEEIIDQLKEGRVFEDYAISFTIPEGLWVEDIFERIAAETQLEQDELLTVARDEDYLDELIENYDFLESAILDEAIREPLEGYLFPARYDFVNEELEAEEVIEAMLDRTSSVLANLPTENMDGTVHELLTKASVIEGEAITDEERPTISGVIENRLQAGMPLQMDPTIAYAHGEHLSRTLYEHLDIESPYNTYRVTGLMPGPINNPGEASISAALAPESHNYLYFYHTPEGDIYFNENLAEHEAIVSEYRD from the coding sequence GTGTCAGACAAGAAAAAATTGAAAGAAAAACATAAATTAAAAATGGAAGAAAAAAAGCAAGAGGCAAGTCTAGTGAGAAGAATTGTCCTTATTTTCTTTATAAGTATTATCGTAATTGGATTAATAGCTGTATTTGCCGGTTATCGTTATATCATTGGGAGTATTGGCCCAGTTGATGAGAATGATGAAAACGTGATTGAGGTCACGATCCCAATCGGTTCGAATACTTCTACTATTGCTGATGTACTGGAGGAAGCCGGTGTTATTAATAGTGCAACGATGTTTACGTACTATGTCCGTTTTCAAAATGAGTCTGGCTTTCAGGCAGGAGAATATCATTTAACAAGGTCAATGAGTATGGAGGAAATTATTGATCAATTAAAAGAAGGCCGTGTCTTTGAAGATTATGCAATTTCGTTCACTATTCCAGAAGGTCTTTGGGTTGAAGATATATTTGAAAGAATAGCGGCGGAAACACAGCTAGAACAAGATGAGTTGTTGACAGTTGCCAGAGATGAAGATTATTTGGACGAACTGATTGAGAATTACGATTTTCTTGAATCAGCTATTCTTGATGAAGCGATTAGGGAACCGTTAGAAGGCTATTTGTTTCCAGCCAGATATGACTTTGTTAATGAGGAGCTGGAGGCAGAAGAAGTCATCGAAGCCATGCTAGATCGAACAAGCTCTGTCCTTGCAAACTTACCGACTGAAAATATGGATGGAACGGTTCATGAATTGCTTACGAAAGCTTCTGTCATTGAAGGGGAAGCGATTACTGATGAAGAGAGACCAACTATATCAGGTGTCATAGAAAACCGCCTTCAAGCAGGAATGCCACTACAAATGGATCCAACTATTGCTTATGCTCACGGAGAACATTTGTCACGTACATTGTACGAGCATCTTGATATTGAATCACCATACAATACGTATAGAGTGACAGGGCTTATGCCAGGACCAATTAACAACCCAGGGGAAGCATCAATCTCAGCAGCGTTAGCACCTGAGTCACACAATTATTTATATTTCTATCACACACCTGAAGGGGATATTTATTTTAACGAAAACTTGGCAGAACATGAAGCTATTGTAAGTGAGTACCGAGACTAG
- the greA gene encoding transcription elongation factor GreA codes for MAEEKHYMTLEGKEKLEKELEFLKTERRKEVVERIKVARSFGDLSENSEYDSAKEEQAFVEGRIQQIETMIRNAEIIEEDKDSSVVSLGKKVTFKELPDGEEEQYVIVGRAEADPLEGKISNESPMAQSLIGKGTGEQVVVSTPGGDMKVEITEVQ; via the coding sequence ATGGCAGAAGAGAAGCATTATATGACATTGGAAGGTAAAGAAAAACTAGAAAAAGAATTAGAATTTCTGAAAACGGAGCGACGAAAAGAAGTCGTTGAACGTATAAAAGTAGCAAGAAGTTTTGGTGATCTATCGGAAAACTCAGAGTATGACTCAGCGAAAGAAGAGCAAGCGTTTGTAGAAGGAAGAATACAACAAATTGAAACGATGATTCGTAATGCAGAAATAATTGAAGAAGATAAAGATAGCTCAGTTGTATCACTAGGTAAAAAAGTTACATTTAAAGAACTGCCGGATGGTGAAGAAGAACAATATGTCATCGTTGGTCGGGCTGAGGCTGATCCATTAGAAGGTAAAATTTCAAATGAATCACCAATGGCCCAAAGTCTTATTGGAAAAGGAACAGGAGAACAAGTAGTCGTCTCAACACCTGGTGGGGATATGAAGGTTGAAATCACAGAAGTACAATAA
- a CDS encoding DUF1292 domain-containing protein, whose translation MSEYRMNEASDDDRIVIPDENGDEHLFQVLFTFDVDSTGNSYMVLAPEGSNENEEDEVEVHAFRYEEPEGGELSLYAIETDEEWDMVEELLNTFADGDLEEEK comes from the coding sequence ATGTCAGAATATCGAATGAATGAAGCAAGTGATGATGATCGAATCGTTATTCCAGATGAGAATGGTGATGAGCACTTATTTCAAGTTTTGTTTACCTTTGACGTGGATTCCACAGGTAACTCATACATGGTATTAGCTCCCGAGGGATCTAATGAGAATGAAGAAGATGAGGTTGAAGTACATGCTTTTCGTTATGAGGAACCTGAAGGAGGAGAACTTTCTCTCTACGCTATTGAAACAGACGAAGAATGGGACATGGTTGAAGAGCTTCTAAATACGTTTGCCGATGGTGATTTAGAAGAAGAAAAATAA
- the mtnN gene encoding 5'-methylthioadenosine/S-adenosylhomocysteine nucleosidase, whose product MRIGIIGAMEEEVELLKSKMTIIDEAIIAGCEFFLGRLNNVEVVLSKSGIGKVNAAISTTLMNQLYFPDSIINTGSAGGFHHEMAVGDIVISTEVRYNDVDATVFGYEFGQVPRMPAFYEPDEKLIAIAEECASEIGVHSAKGLILSGDSFMSDHDRVEDIRQRFNNPYCSEMEAGAIAQVCHQFQTPFVIIRSLSDIAGKDAKVSYDQFLVKASVHSAKMVILMLEELRCSHK is encoded by the coding sequence ATGCGGATAGGAATTATTGGTGCAATGGAAGAAGAGGTAGAATTGTTAAAGTCGAAAATGACAATAATTGATGAAGCGATTATTGCGGGGTGTGAGTTCTTTTTAGGTCGGCTAAATAATGTCGAAGTGGTTCTGTCGAAATCTGGTATCGGTAAGGTGAACGCGGCAATTAGTACCACGTTAATGAATCAACTCTATTTTCCGGATAGTATTATTAATACGGGGTCAGCTGGAGGTTTCCATCATGAGATGGCTGTAGGTGATATCGTTATTTCGACTGAGGTTCGTTATAATGATGTAGATGCCACTGTCTTTGGCTATGAATTTGGACAAGTTCCGCGCATGCCCGCTTTTTATGAACCAGATGAAAAACTTATTGCTATAGCAGAAGAATGTGCTTCAGAAATAGGTGTACACTCAGCGAAAGGTCTTATATTATCAGGCGATTCTTTTATGAGTGATCATGATAGAGTAGAGGATATTCGTCAACGTTTTAACAATCCTTATTGTTCTGAAATGGAAGCTGGAGCAATTGCTCAAGTGTGCCATCAATTTCAAACCCCTTTCGTAATTATTAGATCGTTATCTGACATTGCAGGAAAAGATGCAAAAGTATCGTATGATCAGTTTCTCGTTAAAGCGTCAGTCCATTCAGCAAAAATGGTTATTCTAATGCTGGAAGAGCTACGGTGTTCTCATAAGTAA
- a CDS encoding DUF1510 family protein, whose amino-acid sequence MSYNDYTPMRSDNRKKKKLNIILNVSIGLVALLIIVVGGTLFFSGGSEEATPADTEQNQNENSNVDINESENEGGDISINTNESNELEETNEDNSDTDDNTNNDSDNDNESNDNVEDGEWGPIGTVQEEPFAAVYEKSHVNWDEMTRALQYATGLNGDEMTVWYIGNGGDHKTAVGTVSTAENKHNPYEVTLSWVEDEGWMPVSVEQKNSNPYINN is encoded by the coding sequence ATGAGTTATAATGATTATACGCCTATGCGCTCAGATAATAGAAAGAAAAAGAAACTAAATATCATTTTGAATGTCTCCATAGGTCTTGTTGCCTTACTAATTATTGTCGTAGGAGGAACTTTGTTTTTCAGTGGAGGCTCAGAGGAAGCGACACCGGCTGATACAGAACAAAATCAAAATGAAAATAGTAATGTAGATATAAATGAGTCGGAAAACGAGGGTGGAGATATATCCATTAATACTAACGAAAGTAATGAGTTAGAAGAAACAAACGAAGACAATTCAGATACCGACGATAACACTAATAATGACTCTGATAATGACAATGAATCTAATGACAATGTGGAGGATGGCGAATGGGGACCGATAGGGACCGTTCAGGAAGAACCTTTCGCAGCAGTCTATGAAAAAAGCCACGTGAATTGGGATGAAATGACGCGAGCTTTACAATATGCCACAGGGTTAAATGGAGATGAGATGACAGTTTGGTATATTGGAAATGGTGGAGATCACAAAACAGCTGTTGGTACGGTAAGTACAGCAGAGAATAAACATAATCCTTATGAAGTGACACTCTCATGGGTTGAAGACGAAGGATGGATGCCTGTCTCAGTTGAACAGAAGAATTCAAATCCATACATTAATAATTAA